A single Saccharolobus shibatae B12 DNA region contains:
- a CDS encoding MazG nucleotide pyrophosphohydrolase domain-containing protein: MEPRELQSKMKEMYFEKDSQRGIYATFTWLVEEVGELAEALLSNDSDSIQEELADVIAWTVSIANLKGIDIEEALKKKYKL, translated from the coding sequence TTGGAACCTAGGGAACTGCAGTCCAAGATGAAGGAAATGTATTTTGAAAAAGATTCACAAAGGGGCATTTACGCTACATTTACGTGGTTGGTAGAGGAAGTAGGAGAATTAGCTGAAGCACTTCTATCTAACGATTCAGATTCTATACAGGAGGAATTAGCGGATGTTATAGCTTGGACAGTATCGATAGCTAACTTAAAAGGTATAGACATAGAAGAAGCTTTAAAGAAGAAGTATAAATTGTAA
- a CDS encoding gamma-glutamyltransferase family protein → MPSAVGKKVVTTQNYIASYVGAKVLEEGGNAFDAAIAISATLSVVIPHTSGLGGDGFLLAKTPEGLIAYNASGWAPKELKVEKIDNDRSPLTVVVPGLVDLWEFIYENYASKSLNELLNPAISLATNGFMVGRGLHHAIVSSFKLSDDWNRVYGNKRFGDEIRLKGIARVLKEIAKDPRSFYDGKIAEELTNGLRERGVPMSYEDFSEFRGEVISPVKMKYKDFTLYELPPNTQGITTLELLKMVEITELNKLPFNDVRRINDHVRLSALAYADRNKYIADPKFVTVPIEMLLSEKYIANKIAEYGFEVKVDVTGDTTFFAVSDGENEIGFIQSLFYPFGSGIVVNDIPFNNRGAGFSEGNNKPEPRKRPLHTLSILMAEKEDERVFIGCAGGDLRPQIHAEVFEYYADYNMEIDEAVQAPRFMYLGNKVVAEKRLGVPATQTDYYSPEVGIVQALKYKKGRYIGVADIRSEGVALPVK, encoded by the coding sequence ATGCCTTCCGCAGTAGGTAAGAAAGTCGTCACAACACAAAACTACATAGCAAGTTATGTAGGAGCTAAGGTTTTAGAAGAAGGGGGAAACGCATTCGATGCAGCTATAGCAATAAGTGCTACTCTATCAGTGGTGATACCACATACTAGTGGTCTTGGAGGTGATGGATTTTTATTGGCCAAAACACCAGAGGGTTTAATAGCGTATAACGCATCTGGTTGGGCTCCTAAGGAATTGAAAGTAGAGAAAATAGACAACGACAGAAGTCCACTTACCGTAGTAGTTCCAGGATTGGTAGACCTATGGGAATTCATTTATGAAAATTACGCCTCGAAATCGTTAAACGAATTACTTAACCCTGCAATTTCATTAGCAACAAATGGCTTTATGGTGGGAAGAGGGTTACATCACGCAATAGTAAGTTCATTCAAATTATCAGATGATTGGAATAGAGTTTATGGCAATAAAAGGTTTGGAGATGAAATAAGACTCAAGGGAATTGCTAGGGTTTTAAAGGAGATTGCAAAAGATCCTAGAAGCTTTTATGATGGAAAAATAGCGGAAGAACTAACTAATGGATTAAGAGAAAGAGGGGTACCAATGAGTTACGAAGACTTCAGCGAATTTCGTGGCGAAGTTATTAGTCCAGTAAAAATGAAATACAAGGACTTTACGCTATATGAGTTACCGCCAAATACTCAAGGAATAACTACATTAGAATTACTCAAAATGGTTGAGATTACTGAGCTAAACAAATTGCCTTTCAATGACGTAAGGAGAATAAATGATCATGTGCGATTAAGCGCATTAGCTTACGCTGATAGAAATAAATATATTGCGGATCCAAAATTTGTGACTGTACCAATAGAGATGTTGTTATCAGAGAAATACATTGCAAATAAGATTGCTGAGTATGGATTCGAGGTAAAAGTAGACGTCACTGGAGATACAACGTTTTTCGCCGTTTCTGATGGTGAGAATGAAATTGGATTTATACAGAGTCTATTTTATCCCTTCGGCTCTGGGATAGTAGTAAACGATATACCATTTAATAATAGAGGCGCAGGATTTTCTGAGGGAAATAACAAACCAGAACCTAGGAAGAGACCCTTACATACCCTTTCTATACTAATGGCTGAGAAGGAAGATGAGAGAGTCTTTATTGGTTGTGCAGGCGGAGATCTAAGACCTCAAATTCACGCTGAAGTATTTGAGTATTATGCGGATTATAATATGGAAATTGATGAGGCCGTTCAAGCACCTAGATTCATGTATTTAGGAAATAAGGTTGTTGCTGAAAAGAGACTAGGTGTTCCAGCCACACAGACAGATTACTATTCGCCAGAAGTGGGGATAGTACAAGCCCTAAAGTATAAGAAGGGAAGATATATTGGAGTTGCTGATATTAGAAGTGAGGGAGTAGCATTACCCGTTAAATAA
- a CDS encoding acetyl ornithine aminotransferase family protein, with amino-acid sequence MSKKVDELVKEDQEYLMQSFRRWYPFVIDRGSGAIVYDIEGKEYIDFNAGIGVVALGHKNEKIISAVKEQMEKFFHYSLTDFYYEIAVEVAKRLSSLMPFSAKVFYTNSGTESVEAAIKIARGHTRRQWIIGFINSFHGRTLGSLAFTSSKAIQRKSFSPLLPSTYLIPYPDKRDPLCKEDCTEALLGFIEDWIFKKVVDPNEIAAFIAEPIQGEGGVIVPPKDFFYKLNNLLKKFGILLILDEVQTGIGRTGKMFAFEHFSVTPDLVCLAKALGGGLPLGAVIGRKEIMDLPPGSHANTFGGNPLALAAAKVILEEVPKLLDHVSSIGKKIVEEFKDTRSPYLYDVRGLGLLIGAELRKDNKPFVEGLEKVLYNSFRRGVLAIGAGESVVRIEPPLIIEEDLALKGTRILKEEIEKL; translated from the coding sequence ATGAGTAAGAAAGTAGACGAGTTAGTAAAAGAGGATCAAGAATATTTGATGCAATCCTTTAGGAGATGGTATCCATTCGTCATAGACCGTGGTTCTGGTGCTATAGTCTACGATATCGAGGGAAAGGAGTACATTGACTTTAACGCGGGGATAGGAGTAGTAGCATTAGGTCACAAAAACGAGAAGATCATTAGTGCAGTAAAGGAGCAAATGGAGAAGTTTTTCCATTATAGTCTTACAGATTTTTATTATGAAATTGCAGTAGAAGTAGCTAAAAGATTAAGCTCCCTAATGCCATTCTCAGCTAAGGTGTTTTATACCAACAGTGGTACTGAAAGTGTTGAAGCGGCAATAAAGATAGCTAGAGGGCATACGAGACGACAATGGATTATAGGTTTCATTAATTCCTTTCACGGAAGAACTCTAGGTTCCTTAGCCTTTACCTCAAGTAAAGCTATCCAAAGGAAGTCCTTCTCTCCTCTTCTACCATCAACGTATTTGATCCCATATCCAGATAAGAGAGATCCCTTATGTAAAGAGGATTGCACTGAAGCGTTATTGGGATTTATAGAGGACTGGATTTTCAAGAAGGTAGTTGATCCTAATGAAATAGCCGCTTTTATTGCTGAGCCTATACAAGGAGAAGGTGGGGTTATTGTACCTCCTAAGGATTTCTTTTATAAATTAAATAATTTACTTAAGAAATTTGGAATCCTACTTATCCTTGACGAGGTACAAACTGGAATCGGAAGAACGGGTAAGATGTTCGCATTTGAACACTTCAGCGTAACACCGGATTTAGTGTGTTTAGCTAAAGCATTAGGTGGAGGACTTCCACTCGGTGCAGTTATTGGAAGAAAGGAGATCATGGATTTACCTCCAGGATCTCACGCAAACACTTTTGGAGGAAATCCATTAGCATTGGCTGCAGCAAAGGTTATTTTAGAAGAGGTTCCGAAACTTTTAGACCATGTGAGTAGTATAGGCAAGAAAATTGTTGAGGAATTTAAAGATACTAGATCACCTTACTTATACGATGTTAGAGGATTAGGTCTTCTCATAGGTGCTGAGTTAAGAAAAGATAATAAGCCATTTGTCGAAGGTCTAGAAAAAGTATTATATAATTCCTTTAGAAGAGGTGTATTAGCAATAGGTGCTGGAGAATCTGTGGTTAGAATAGAACCCCCATTGATAATAGAGGAAGATTTGGCTTTAAAAGGTACTAGAATATTAAAAGAAGAAATAGAAAAACTTTAA
- a CDS encoding cytochrome C oxidase assembly protein: protein MMILTYLSALETILAGTTIVFGGIVEGYGYGLSLGTNWPYTHDIMQLAAKKDPEAIHRILATLVGIFSLSILIIHPSLISIIGFVSVVFTALLGMATLYVLAGKLPSIFQGLHDIAAYTTFVSYFLIMLQGLGMFKLDIVSFLINAIVPPHFLYFVIFMGGVVTGTRRMKLKIGRPWEKDKERNPWLQAAWVIHGIVSLIFIIAVVLLHYWLTLIFTALEIIVGLWVWDSSNRNPLKPGMSIGLHQLFSILVVVAIILNSIS, encoded by the coding sequence ATGATGATTTTAACTTACCTTTCAGCACTTGAGACAATATTAGCTGGAACAACGATAGTTTTTGGTGGAATAGTAGAAGGCTATGGATATGGTTTATCACTAGGAACTAACTGGCCATATACACATGATATAATGCAATTGGCTGCAAAAAAAGACCCTGAGGCAATACACAGAATTTTAGCTACATTAGTCGGAATTTTTTCTCTTTCTATATTAATAATCCATCCATCCCTTATATCAATAATTGGATTTGTATCCGTAGTTTTTACAGCACTTTTAGGTATGGCGACACTATATGTACTAGCTGGTAAGCTACCTTCAATATTCCAAGGCTTGCATGATATAGCAGCTTATACGACTTTCGTCTCTTATTTTCTCATTATGTTACAAGGATTGGGAATGTTTAAATTGGATATAGTGTCCTTTCTGATTAACGCGATAGTTCCTCCACACTTTTTATATTTCGTTATCTTCATGGGAGGTGTAGTAACTGGGACTAGGAGAATGAAACTAAAGATAGGTAGACCTTGGGAAAAAGATAAGGAGAGAAACCCATGGTTACAAGCTGCATGGGTAATTCACGGTATTGTCTCGTTAATCTTCATTATTGCTGTAGTCCTACTACATTACTGGTTAACATTAATTTTCACAGCTTTAGAAATAATTGTTGGCTTATGGGTATGGGATTCTAGCAATAGAAATCCATTAAAGCCCGGCATGTCTATTGGATTACACCAGCTATTCTCGATTCTCGTGGTAGTGGCTATTATACTGAATAGCATCAGTTGA
- a CDS encoding APC family permease — MSTSSLSKAQQSQEPKRHLGFIDIVFLSMGSQAPFLSILTYGVEAFIIAGFLAPIAIILGTLLVLLNGFVVYELSKRFTKAGGYYTYAFYSLTKRLGFETGWLYVLYSTTYGVAYVFGTTYIIYHILGVNPWIIGLGLLSIASLFAIMGIKISTKYAVFTSLLEISIMTILAIVFLSSTGFHLYNPLSFHVSLGTLAYAILFGSSIPTGYGSITPVSGEAKDAKKTISRAIITVILLGGLLAAFDIYAIGDHLLFYNISANNVDILHLIENKFGLITFIFVLFAAINDGILGSLGFIIATSRTIFAMSYTNLLPKVFSKFESYKGPTNAVILSVLLYFLTSLLGLYFINNPFLAFGVLGTIALFSSLFVHVAANFSLIKISIKKFRRRLFQIIIGISAVIFSVFELVNSISSASPIEVYIFMSFIIIGFLAAETLSMIEEENEEEE; from the coding sequence ATGAGTACTTCGTCACTCAGCAAAGCTCAACAAAGCCAAGAACCAAAAAGACATTTAGGTTTTATTGATATCGTTTTCCTTTCAATGGGTTCTCAAGCACCCTTTCTGAGTATTCTGACATATGGTGTAGAGGCGTTTATTATTGCAGGCTTCTTAGCTCCAATAGCTATTATTTTAGGTACCCTACTAGTCTTACTAAATGGATTTGTAGTTTATGAACTTTCAAAGAGATTTACCAAAGCTGGTGGTTATTATACATACGCATTCTATTCTTTAACAAAGCGTTTAGGTTTTGAGACTGGATGGCTCTATGTGTTGTATTCAACTACATACGGTGTTGCATATGTTTTTGGGACTACGTACATAATCTATCATATTTTGGGGGTAAATCCATGGATAATAGGGCTAGGACTATTATCGATTGCATCCTTGTTTGCCATAATGGGTATAAAGATTAGTACAAAGTACGCTGTTTTTACAAGCTTGTTAGAAATAAGTATTATGACTATTCTTGCAATAGTATTTTTAAGCTCTACTGGATTTCACTTGTATAATCCATTATCCTTTCATGTAAGCCTAGGAACTTTAGCATATGCTATTCTATTCGGTTCCAGTATACCTACTGGATATGGATCAATAACACCAGTTTCTGGTGAAGCTAAAGATGCTAAAAAGACAATCAGTAGAGCAATTATAACAGTTATCTTACTAGGAGGGTTGCTAGCTGCATTCGATATTTATGCAATAGGTGATCATTTATTATTCTATAATATATCTGCAAATAATGTTGATATTTTGCATCTAATAGAAAATAAATTTGGTCTTATTACGTTCATATTTGTTTTGTTTGCAGCTATAAACGATGGTATCTTAGGTAGTTTGGGCTTTATAATAGCAACGTCTAGGACAATCTTCGCAATGTCTTATACTAATCTCTTACCTAAAGTTTTCAGCAAGTTTGAAAGTTACAAAGGTCCTACTAACGCTGTGATATTGTCAGTCCTATTATACTTTTTGACTTCACTTTTAGGTTTATATTTTATAAATAATCCATTTCTTGCATTTGGAGTCTTAGGGACTATAGCATTGTTTTCAAGTCTATTTGTACACGTAGCAGCTAATTTCTCGTTAATAAAAATTTCAATTAAGAAGTTTAGAAGGAGACTGTTCCAAATTATAATTGGAATTTCTGCTGTAATATTCAGCGTATTTGAGCTAGTAAATTCTATATCTTCTGCATCTCCTATAGAAGTATATATCTTTATGTCATTTATAATAATAGGTTTTCTAGCAGCGGAGACGTTAAGTATGATAGAAGAGGAAAATGAGGAAGAAGAATAG
- a CDS encoding tRNA(Met) cytidine acetyltransferase TmcA, whose amino-acid sequence MVNKEQFYDQIGKALEDGNIRYYRNLVYIEREDYLDYVKEIINVFLKFKPDPSVAYGFVPWASGSKERMKTIKEYFSKFDDIDYANAEYYLGNTYDLVILDAVDNFQPINIGRLVDLARGGGLIIIYTNNLTKDKAFRTSIVRNGLVLDEYEKRFKRKLYEHEGIFIVDANGYVSKPFSGTIMLKSEKKLPRNPVMPREIHELSLSEDQNRVIENFAYLLSGGQRALVLTAARGRGKSAATGLSIAGLIEKLGERKGKNARVIVTAPSIASASQVMSFAKLGLEVLGEELSVKVSDTGHIKTLRGDYFKVEYVPPDAAVEDEGELLIVDEAAALGINYIDLALRAWKKVALVTTVHGYEGSNKAFLRYLRRLIESKRIRVKWINMEQPLRYANGDPIEKWLYDALLLDAEPSEPQYLNDTMIYEDVDKSELANDDIKLRAIYGIMVTAHYKNNPDDLMIMLDGVHHKIKAIRIGENSYVAACQIAEEGELSDNMVDIALKGGTFDGDLIPDRIIKHVRIKDFARLRGWRIVRIAVASELQDKGFGSELLKMIYEEAKDKGMDWVGSSFMSDQKVLNFWIKNGFIPVHISPKKNEKLGDYPVVVIRPISDIATKIVKISVYMLKEKLLNTLHDVYFNMNPEVVRLILKGSRIAHKTVDVNPILLDKTISFLQGVSPYESSADGIHMLTLKYFWDGERDWSLTQDEELVLIAKVIQGKPWSYVSTILNSNRTHIYELIYSAISKIMQKYYNLTADSKVGLTLKDVMSSQQYE is encoded by the coding sequence ATGGTAAATAAAGAACAGTTTTATGATCAAATAGGAAAGGCATTAGAAGACGGTAATATTAGATATTATAGGAACTTAGTTTACATAGAGAGGGAGGATTATCTAGATTATGTCAAGGAAATTATAAATGTATTTCTTAAATTTAAACCAGACCCTTCAGTAGCGTATGGTTTCGTACCTTGGGCGAGTGGTTCTAAAGAGAGAATGAAGACTATAAAAGAATATTTCTCGAAATTTGATGATATCGATTATGCTAATGCTGAATATTACCTAGGTAATACTTATGATTTGGTCATATTGGATGCTGTAGATAACTTTCAGCCAATTAACATAGGTAGACTTGTTGATCTTGCTAGAGGTGGAGGTTTAATAATAATTTATACAAATAATCTAACTAAAGATAAGGCTTTTAGAACTTCAATAGTGAGGAACGGTTTAGTTTTAGACGAATATGAGAAGAGGTTCAAAAGAAAATTGTATGAGCATGAAGGGATATTTATCGTTGATGCTAACGGATATGTTTCTAAGCCATTTTCCGGTACCATAATGCTAAAATCAGAGAAGAAATTACCAAGAAATCCCGTAATGCCAAGAGAAATTCATGAATTATCACTGAGTGAGGACCAAAACAGAGTTATAGAGAATTTCGCTTATTTACTAAGTGGAGGGCAAAGAGCTTTAGTTTTAACAGCTGCTAGGGGCAGAGGAAAAAGTGCAGCTACTGGATTATCTATAGCGGGGCTAATAGAAAAGCTTGGGGAAAGAAAAGGGAAAAACGCTAGAGTAATAGTTACTGCTCCATCAATAGCTAGCGCATCTCAAGTAATGTCGTTTGCTAAATTAGGTTTAGAAGTTTTAGGTGAAGAGCTGTCAGTAAAAGTTAGTGATACCGGACATATAAAGACATTAAGAGGTGACTATTTCAAGGTAGAGTATGTTCCGCCGGACGCAGCGGTTGAAGATGAGGGTGAGCTTTTAATCGTAGATGAAGCCGCAGCCTTAGGCATCAATTATATAGACTTAGCACTAAGAGCGTGGAAAAAGGTGGCGCTAGTAACTACAGTACATGGATATGAGGGTTCTAACAAGGCTTTTCTTAGATATTTAAGAAGATTAATTGAAAGTAAAAGGATTAGGGTTAAATGGATAAATATGGAACAGCCTTTAAGATATGCAAATGGAGATCCAATAGAAAAGTGGCTCTACGACGCGTTATTACTTGACGCAGAGCCTTCAGAACCACAATATCTTAATGATACAATGATTTATGAAGATGTGGATAAATCTGAACTAGCCAACGATGATATCAAATTGAGAGCAATTTACGGAATAATGGTAACAGCTCACTACAAAAATAATCCAGATGACTTAATGATAATGTTGGATGGAGTTCATCATAAGATAAAGGCCATACGGATAGGGGAGAACTCATACGTTGCGGCTTGTCAAATAGCTGAAGAAGGTGAACTTTCTGACAATATGGTAGATATTGCTTTAAAAGGTGGTACGTTTGATGGTGATCTAATACCTGACAGAATTATAAAACACGTTAGGATTAAGGATTTTGCCAGATTACGAGGGTGGAGGATTGTTAGAATCGCCGTTGCTTCAGAACTTCAAGATAAGGGATTTGGTAGTGAGCTGTTAAAAATGATATATGAAGAAGCTAAGGATAAAGGAATGGATTGGGTAGGTTCTTCTTTTATGTCTGATCAAAAAGTTCTAAATTTCTGGATAAAGAACGGCTTTATCCCAGTTCATATATCACCAAAGAAAAATGAGAAATTAGGTGATTACCCAGTTGTTGTTATTAGACCTATAAGTGATATAGCAACTAAGATTGTAAAAATATCTGTGTATATGTTAAAAGAGAAGCTGCTTAACACCTTACACGATGTGTACTTTAATATGAACCCTGAAGTAGTTAGGTTAATATTAAAAGGAAGTAGGATTGCTCATAAGACCGTTGATGTGAATCCAATATTATTAGACAAAACCATCTCATTTCTTCAAGGTGTAAGTCCATATGAGTCCTCGGCTGATGGAATACATATGTTAACGTTAAAGTATTTCTGGGATGGAGAAAGAGATTGGAGTTTGACTCAAGATGAAGAATTGGTGTTAATTGCTAAAGTTATTCAAGGTAAGCCATGGAGTTACGTGTCTACTATACTTAATAGTAATAGGACACATATATATGAATTAATATATTCTGCTATATCAAAAATAATGCAAAAATATTATAACTTAACCGCTGATAGTAAGGTAGGTCTAACATTAAAGGATGTGATGAGTTCACAACAATATGAATAG
- a CDS encoding nucleotidyltransferase family protein produces the protein MLKKAVITSAGKGSRMKHITSVLPKALLPLFVTENGGKVTRPVIDLIIDSLNKIGIEKFCIVVGRNGMLLMQYLFDRTPTFVFQDMPKGFGDAVLRAEDFSSNEPFFVHADDGVLTKGYESLKLLFDEVSPDAVLFVRRVENPSRYGVVTIQDKGVYDGHKLYKVIDAEEKPLHPKSNLAIAAVYIFKPSIFSALKQINVEEGKEIELTYGIHNLLLDGKEVYALEMSEDEKWLNVGDPKSYLDALNYSFKFL, from the coding sequence ATGCTTAAAAAAGCCGTAATCACATCTGCTGGAAAAGGTAGTAGGATGAAACATATAACGAGTGTATTACCAAAGGCATTACTTCCTTTATTCGTCACCGAAAACGGAGGTAAGGTAACTAGACCAGTTATAGATTTAATAATAGATTCATTGAACAAGATAGGTATTGAAAAATTTTGTATTGTAGTAGGAAGAAACGGAATGTTACTTATGCAATACTTATTCGATAGAACACCAACCTTTGTATTCCAAGATATGCCTAAGGGATTTGGTGACGCTGTATTAAGAGCAGAGGACTTCTCATCCAATGAGCCATTTTTTGTTCATGCAGACGATGGCGTTCTAACTAAAGGATACGAGTCACTTAAATTGCTATTTGATGAAGTAAGTCCAGATGCTGTACTTTTCGTGAGAAGAGTTGAAAATCCTAGTAGATACGGTGTGGTAACTATCCAAGATAAAGGGGTATATGATGGTCATAAATTATATAAGGTAATTGACGCCGAAGAAAAGCCATTACATCCAAAATCTAATTTAGCCATAGCAGCGGTTTATATTTTTAAGCCTAGTATATTTAGTGCGTTGAAACAAATTAATGTTGAAGAAGGTAAAGAGATAGAATTGACTTATGGAATACATAACTTGTTGCTAGATGGTAAAGAAGTTTATGCGTTAGAAATGAGTGAAGATGAAAAATGGTTGAACGTGGGAGATCCTAAAAGTTACCTTGACGCATTAAACTATTCATTTAAATTTCTTTAA
- a CDS encoding N-acetylglucosamine kinase, whose product MILVGVDGGGSKTSAIAYTCSGSFLGKGLAGPANFHNVGVEETVKNVNKAILLATKGMKPDVAYIGLAGIDSKYDYNVMSEALRLVAKDVYIDHDGFVALYAETRGNPGVIVIAGTGSVIVGYDGNRRVRFGGLGWLIADEGSAYWIGREALRAFGKMLDGRMNKTLIAEKIMRSLNINNLDDLIKWAYHEGHKVKEIASLSKIVDEAANEGDEIALNILKSAAFELASDAVKMAVKIGVDKIYLKGGMFSSPIYFSFFRSYLDSNNIRGIVAEHEPEQGALLLAFKRTGCDINVLDF is encoded by the coding sequence ATGATACTTGTTGGAGTAGATGGCGGAGGAAGTAAAACAAGCGCAATAGCCTATACTTGTAGCGGGTCTTTTTTAGGAAAAGGTCTAGCTGGACCTGCAAATTTTCATAACGTAGGTGTTGAAGAGACTGTAAAAAACGTTAACAAGGCTATTTTATTAGCCACAAAAGGTATGAAACCCGACGTGGCTTATATAGGATTAGCAGGAATAGATTCTAAATATGATTATAACGTAATGTCAGAAGCGCTGAGACTTGTTGCAAAAGACGTCTATATTGATCATGATGGTTTTGTCGCGCTCTACGCTGAAACTAGAGGAAATCCCGGTGTTATAGTCATAGCTGGTACTGGAAGTGTCATAGTTGGCTATGATGGTAATAGGAGAGTTCGATTTGGTGGTCTAGGATGGTTAATAGCTGACGAAGGTTCAGCTTATTGGATAGGAAGAGAGGCACTAAGAGCTTTCGGAAAAATGTTAGATGGAAGAATGAATAAGACTTTAATAGCTGAGAAGATCATGAGAAGTTTAAATATAAACAATCTTGACGATCTCATCAAGTGGGCTTATCATGAGGGGCATAAGGTTAAAGAGATTGCGTCATTATCAAAAATAGTAGATGAGGCAGCCAATGAGGGGGATGAAATAGCTTTAAACATACTGAAAAGTGCGGCTTTCGAACTTGCTAGTGACGCTGTTAAAATGGCGGTGAAAATAGGTGTCGATAAGATATACCTTAAAGGCGGGATGTTCAGCTCACCAATATATTTCAGTTTCTTCAGAAGTTATCTAGACAGTAATAATATAAGGGGTATAGTTGCAGAACACGAACCGGAGCAAGGTGCTCTTCTTTTAGCCTTTAAACGAACGGGATGCGATATTAACGTGTTAGATTTTTAA